The DNA window CAAATGCGTCGGGATATAGCGGATGGTAAAGCCCATACGCCGATCATCGCCCTTGTTTGGACCGGAGCCATGGATGGTGCGAATATGGTGGAGTGAAACCTCGCCCGGCTCGAGTTCGATATCCACCGCCGCGTCCTCGTCGATTTCTGTTTCAACCTCTTGGCCACGGGTCAGCAAACTATTCTTATTGTACGTCTCGCGGTGCGATAACTGCCCCTCCAAATGTGAGCCGCGAATCATCCGCATGGCGCCCGATGCCACGGTCGCTGGCGATAGTGCCAACCACACATTGACCACTTCGGGCCCGCTCAGACCCCAATAAGTCGAATCCTGATGCCATCCCACATAGCGCAAATTACCGGGATCTTTGTTGAAGAACAGGGACGCCCAGCAAAATATATCCGGGCCAATTAAATCTTCCACCACATCGAGGATGGTCTCGTTGCGCACCGCAGCGTCGAGACTCTTCAACAGTAGATGCGGTTTATGCCGAAAGGCGCCGCCGATCTCCTCCATGCGTTCGCGCTCGACCATTTCCACGTCGCGCCGGCAGTGTGCCACCTCGTTCGCGTCCAGCGCGCGGATCGGATGATAGAAGCCGTCTCTCTCATATTGCGCGATGGCTGCGTCAGTCAAAACCTTGGGCATGGCCCGCTCCTTAATTTGCTTTCGCCTCTGAAGGCGCGAAGGTTGCTTCCATCTCACGGCGAATTGTGACCGCTTGCGATGTTAAATCAATATCGACGTCGGACCAGCGGATTTTTTCATCCCGGGCGACTGCGTGCCTGAGCCTAACACCATGTGCCAAGCCAATCGGCAGGCCATCCGCCGCCAGGCTCGCAGCCGCCGGCATCAGCGTGCCGTAAACCGT is part of the Pseudomonadota bacterium genome and encodes:
- a CDS encoding phytanoyl-CoA dioxygenase family protein, which encodes MPKVLTDAAIAQYERDGFYHPIRALDANEVAHCRRDVEMVERERMEEIGGAFRHKPHLLLKSLDAAVRNETILDVVEDLIGPDIFCWASLFFNKDPGNLRYVGWHQDSTYWGLSGPEVVNVWLALSPATVASGAMRMIRGSHLEGQLSHRETYNKNSLLTRGQEVETEIDEDAAVDIELEPGEVSLHHIRTIHGSGPNKGDDRRMGFTIRYIPTHLHQIHGRDRALLVRGKDEFGHFDHETPPDADLSENAIAHYIAANESHNAILYKGAAEKGVYNPKDAISAP